A region from the Halomarina litorea genome encodes:
- a CDS encoding tRNA uridine(34) 5-carboxymethylaminomethyl modification radical SAM/GNAT enzyme Elp3, protein MSSATETDAFERVCEALVERILAGEVDREDLESAKLDVCSEFSAPKVPKNSELLDYAAEQDPELREELEPVLRRKPVRTASGVSPVAIMTSPHMCPHGKCLYCPGGPASEFDSSQSYTGHEPAAARGVQNDYDPYGQVTLRLEQLRKIGHPVDKVELILMGGTMTARSHDYQEEFVKRALQALNDYDVTKEPEPAEDESFAQSPEEYEFRYLEDVVATNETADVRNIGTTFETKPDWCDPEQIDRMLDLGGTKVELGVQTTYERINREMHRGHGIQASVDANRRLRDAGFKVGFHMMPGQPGMDREMCLQDFRELFENGDWRPDYLKIYPTLVVRGTRTYDMWRRDEYDPLGNEEAAELVAEVKSMIPKYTRLQRVQRDIPADFIDAGVWKSNLRQLARERMEEHGWTCDCIRCREVGMNEETPDRVELDVLEYEACGGTEQFISYEDPEKDLLVGFCRLRFPGDPVRRELENGAVVRELHVYGNEVGVGLASDDDFQHRGYGTKLLREAERRARDAGYGKLSVISGIGVREYYREKLGYHQDGPYVSTYL, encoded by the coding sequence ATGAGCTCGGCAACCGAGACGGACGCGTTCGAGCGGGTCTGCGAGGCGCTCGTCGAGCGCATCCTCGCGGGCGAGGTGGACCGCGAGGACCTAGAGAGCGCGAAACTCGACGTCTGTTCGGAGTTCTCCGCGCCGAAGGTCCCCAAGAACTCCGAGTTGCTCGACTACGCGGCCGAACAGGACCCCGAACTCCGCGAGGAACTCGAACCCGTCCTCCGGCGCAAGCCCGTCCGCACCGCCTCGGGCGTCTCGCCCGTCGCCATCATGACCTCGCCGCACATGTGCCCCCACGGGAAGTGCCTCTACTGTCCCGGCGGGCCGGCGAGCGAGTTCGACTCCTCGCAGTCCTACACCGGCCACGAACCCGCCGCCGCGCGCGGCGTCCAGAACGACTACGACCCGTACGGGCAGGTGACGCTCCGCCTCGAACAGCTCAGGAAGATCGGCCATCCCGTCGACAAGGTGGAACTCATCCTGATGGGCGGGACGATGACCGCCCGGAGCCACGACTACCAGGAGGAGTTCGTCAAGCGGGCGCTGCAGGCGCTCAACGACTACGACGTGACGAAGGAACCCGAACCCGCCGAGGACGAGTCGTTCGCCCAGTCGCCCGAGGAGTACGAGTTCCGCTATCTGGAGGACGTCGTCGCGACCAACGAGACGGCCGACGTTCGCAACATCGGCACCACCTTCGAGACCAAGCCCGACTGGTGTGACCCGGAGCAGATCGACCGGATGCTCGACCTCGGGGGGACGAAGGTGGAACTCGGCGTCCAGACGACCTACGAGCGCATCAACCGCGAGATGCACCGCGGCCACGGGATTCAGGCGAGCGTGGACGCGAACCGCCGCCTGCGCGACGCCGGGTTCAAGGTGGGCTTCCACATGATGCCCGGCCAGCCGGGGATGGACCGCGAGATGTGCCTGCAAGACTTCCGCGAACTGTTCGAGAACGGCGACTGGCGGCCCGACTACCTGAAGATATACCCCACGCTCGTCGTCCGCGGGACCCGCACCTACGACATGTGGCGGCGCGACGAGTACGACCCGCTGGGAAACGAAGAGGCCGCCGAACTCGTCGCGGAGGTGAAGTCGATGATTCCGAAGTACACGCGCCTCCAGCGAGTCCAGCGCGACATCCCCGCCGACTTCATCGACGCGGGCGTCTGGAAGTCGAACCTCAGGCAACTGGCCCGCGAGCGCATGGAGGAACACGGCTGGACGTGTGACTGCATCCGCTGTCGCGAGGTGGGGATGAACGAGGAGACGCCGGACCGCGTCGAACTCGATGTGCTAGAGTACGAGGCCTGCGGGGGGACCGAGCAGTTCATCAGCTACGAGGACCCCGAGAAGGACCTCCTCGTCGGGTTCTGCCGCCTGCGATTCCCCGGCGACCCGGTGCGCCGCGAACTGGAGAACGGCGCGGTGGTGCGCGAACTCCACGTCTACGGGAACGAGGTCGGCGTCGGCCTCGCTTCCGACGACGACTTTCAGCACAGGGGCTACGGGACGAAACTGCTCCGCGAGGCCGAACGACGCGCCCGCGACGCCGGCTACGGGAAGCTCTCGGTCATCTCGGGCATCGGCGTCCGCGAGTACTACCGCGAGAAACTGGGCTACCACCAGGACGGCCCGTACGTCTCGACGTACCTCTGA
- a CDS encoding alpha/beta fold hydrolase — MPTIRTGDVTTYYERRGDGPSVVFVHGAIVDHGQWEPQMEALSDEYTVVAYDVRGHGRTGGSDRESYSVDLFADDLAALVEALDLDRPVVCGLSLGGAVAQAYATRYPDRLSGLVLADTFTPGDWRWPERLQWAMLRGTVLPARLVGYERVERAMVWFQERVRGEEASGDYERIGEVRAGGPRMTTDEFAKVVEALVQFPETDIDLSTVAVPTLVVYGEHEMGFVKRHAALMAASIPGARVVEVPDGAHASNLDNPAFFTEAVRAFLAEREDRRDASTSSGDDSDATTVG, encoded by the coding sequence ATGCCCACGATTCGGACCGGTGACGTCACGACCTACTACGAGCGACGGGGCGACGGTCCGTCCGTCGTCTTCGTCCACGGGGCCATCGTCGACCACGGCCAGTGGGAGCCGCAGATGGAGGCGCTGAGCGACGAGTACACCGTCGTCGCCTACGACGTGCGCGGCCACGGGCGGACCGGCGGCTCCGACCGCGAGTCGTACTCCGTCGACCTGTTCGCCGACGACCTCGCCGCCCTCGTCGAGGCTCTCGACCTCGACCGGCCCGTCGTCTGCGGCCTCTCGCTGGGCGGGGCCGTCGCGCAGGCCTACGCGACGCGCTACCCCGACCGGCTCTCGGGGCTCGTCCTCGCCGACACGTTCACCCCCGGCGACTGGCGGTGGCCCGAACGCCTCCAGTGGGCGATGCTCCGGGGCACCGTCCTCCCGGCGCGACTCGTCGGGTACGAACGCGTCGAACGGGCGATGGTGTGGTTCCAGGAGCGCGTCCGGGGCGAGGAGGCCAGCGGCGACTACGAGCGAATCGGCGAGGTCCGGGCGGGTGGTCCGAGGATGACGACCGACGAGTTCGCCAAGGTCGTCGAGGCGCTCGTCCAGTTCCCGGAGACCGACATCGACCTCTCGACGGTTGCGGTCCCGACGCTCGTCGTCTACGGGGAACACGAGATGGGGTTCGTGAAGCGCCACGCGGCGCTGATGGCCGCCTCGATACCCGGCGCGCGAGTCGTCGAGGTGCCCGACGGTGCCCACGCCTCGAACCTCGACAATCCCGCGTTCTTCACGGAGGCGGTACGGGCGTTCCTCGCCGAACGCGAGGACCGGAGGGACGCCTCGACTTCGTCCGGGGACGACAGCGACGCGACGACCGTCGGGTGA
- a CDS encoding DHH family phosphoesterase codes for MGSCIICGTSTDGRICQSHEEDVVFEFRGTSPDQLTNGRFYRGSVDGYADFGVFIDIGDHVTGLLHRSELDRRLESLTWEPGDTVFVQVKNVRDNGNVDLGWSIRQAEREFRGALVDDPNADEPTFLPEEEEGAASESEAEPPTPEVRTPDPDSEDESEAESEAEPEPEGGDEAAAAEGQSDTRLDRSGPDTDSDEGIESDAGATEDGAASPGSGSVETDAGGRSERGSEEGAVVQQERPETEEAADIERVSVDSLRDHLQEVVRLEGRIVTARQTSGPTVFELRDETGVVDCAAFVEAGVRAYPDVDRGDLVRLDGEVRERRGELQVETEALVVLDDDEAATVTGRMDDALDERARPAELEPLADDPAVEDSLDGIREAATAIRRAVIESRPVIVRHDASVDGYLAGAAIERAVLPLVAEEHTDSDAAYHYFDRRPLEDGVYDMDDATKDTTSMLSNRERHDEKLPLVVFAAAGTTRDSLDGFGLLSVYGADRVVIDGGAADEEIAEDGDAVVNPALAGSESDTSATALAANVAAHVNDGVADDLRHLPAVSFWEDAPDAYVDLAGEAGYDADRVERLREAIALEAYYQSYEDKRELVIDLLFEDTAGLAEQISEQFREKLATEVETAEANLETRSEGGVAFAVLDTDAFTHRFDFPPTGLLLDEIHRRNRDGAFVTLGVGTDELHVRSTFDLDVRRVADRAAEAVEDAGVAARGGRNRIEFVAGERDAVVDAVVDAIADLA; via the coding sequence ATGGGTAGCTGTATCATCTGCGGCACGTCGACTGACGGCCGCATCTGCCAGAGCCACGAAGAGGACGTCGTCTTCGAGTTCCGAGGAACGAGCCCCGACCAACTGACCAACGGCCGCTTCTACCGCGGGTCCGTCGACGGCTACGCCGACTTCGGCGTGTTCATCGACATCGGCGACCACGTCACCGGTCTCCTCCACCGGAGCGAACTCGACCGGCGACTGGAGAGCCTCACCTGGGAACCGGGCGACACCGTCTTCGTACAGGTGAAGAACGTCCGGGACAACGGGAACGTCGACCTCGGCTGGTCCATCCGGCAGGCCGAACGGGAGTTCCGCGGCGCACTCGTCGACGACCCGAACGCCGACGAACCGACCTTCCTCCCCGAGGAGGAGGAGGGCGCGGCCTCCGAGAGCGAGGCGGAACCGCCGACGCCGGAGGTCCGAACCCCCGACCCGGACAGTGAGGACGAGAGCGAGGCCGAGTCCGAGGCCGAACCCGAACCCGAAGGCGGGGACGAGGCCGCCGCGGCCGAGGGCCAGTCGGACACGCGGCTCGACCGGTCCGGGCCCGACACCGACTCAGACGAGGGCATCGAGTCCGACGCCGGAGCCACGGAGGACGGCGCCGCCTCGCCGGGGAGCGGGTCGGTCGAGACGGACGCCGGGGGCCGGTCCGAGCGCGGCTCCGAGGAGGGCGCGGTGGTCCAGCAGGAACGCCCCGAGACCGAGGAGGCGGCCGACATCGAGCGCGTCAGCGTCGACTCCCTGCGCGACCACCTCCAGGAGGTCGTCCGCCTGGAGGGGCGTATCGTCACCGCCCGGCAGACCAGCGGACCGACCGTGTTCGAACTGCGCGACGAGACGGGCGTCGTCGACTGCGCCGCGTTCGTGGAGGCGGGCGTCCGCGCCTACCCCGACGTCGACCGGGGTGACCTCGTCCGACTCGACGGCGAGGTCCGCGAACGCCGCGGCGAACTGCAGGTCGAGACCGAGGCGCTGGTCGTTCTCGACGACGACGAGGCCGCCACGGTCACCGGCCGGATGGACGACGCACTCGACGAGCGCGCCCGTCCCGCGGAACTCGAACCGCTCGCCGACGACCCCGCAGTCGAGGACTCCCTCGACGGCATCCGCGAGGCCGCCACCGCCATCCGCCGGGCCGTCATCGAGTCCCGCCCGGTCATCGTCCGCCACGACGCCAGCGTGGACGGCTACCTCGCCGGCGCGGCCATCGAGCGTGCCGTCCTCCCCCTCGTCGCGGAGGAGCACACGGACTCGGACGCCGCCTACCACTACTTCGACCGTCGCCCGCTGGAGGACGGCGTCTACGACATGGACGACGCGACGAAGGACACCACGTCGATGCTCTCGAACCGCGAGCGGCACGACGAGAAGCTCCCGCTCGTCGTCTTCGCCGCCGCGGGCACCACCCGCGACTCTCTCGACGGGTTCGGCCTCCTGTCGGTGTACGGCGCCGACCGCGTCGTCATCGACGGCGGCGCGGCCGACGAGGAGATCGCAGAGGACGGGGACGCCGTCGTCAACCCCGCGCTCGCCGGGAGCGAGAGCGACACTAGCGCGACCGCACTCGCCGCGAACGTCGCCGCCCACGTCAACGACGGCGTGGCCGACGACCTGCGCCACCTCCCCGCCGTGAGCTTCTGGGAGGACGCCCCCGACGCGTACGTCGACCTCGCCGGCGAGGCGGGCTACGACGCCGACCGCGTCGAGCGCCTGCGCGAGGCCATCGCGCTGGAGGCGTACTACCAGTCCTACGAGGACAAGCGCGAACTCGTCATCGACCTCCTGTTCGAGGACACGGCGGGCCTCGCCGAACAGATCAGCGAGCAGTTCCGCGAGAAACTCGCCACCGAGGTGGAGACGGCCGAGGCGAACCTCGAGACGCGCTCCGAGGGCGGTGTCGCCTTCGCCGTCCTCGACACGGACGCGTTCACCCACCGCTTCGACTTCCCGCCGACGGGACTCCTGCTCGACGAGATTCACCGGCGCAACCGTGACGGGGCGTTCGTCACGCTGGGCGTCGGGACGGACGAACTCCACGTCCGCTCCACGTTCGACCTCGACGTGCGGAGGGTGGCCGACCGGGCCGCCGAGGCGGTCGAGGACGCGGGCGTCGCCGCCCGCGGCGGCCGCAACCGCATCGAGTTCGTCGCCGGCGAACGCGACGCCGTCGTCGACGCCGTCGTCGACGCCATCGCGGACCTCGCGTAG
- a CDS encoding YIP1 family protein: MTQWVETPSGGRDRGPAGLLRAWAEVMVRPRRFFRNGVAPGDQAPGLVFAVAVTLAHVTVRFLLDPAQVPVIAGRPTASLGFALLVAALIAAPLALHLTAALQTVLLVVLSAVGVVGERAGVSQTVQAVAYATAPCALSGAPVPVLQSLAAGYGFVLLVVGIGTVHDLSWPRALVATVLPGVLVFGYGFRGFAAAAQMADGRLLWAVSNETNATGAALVDLTLAVQLV; this comes from the coding sequence GTGACTCAGTGGGTCGAGACGCCGTCGGGTGGGCGGGACCGGGGACCGGCGGGCCTCCTGCGCGCGTGGGCCGAGGTGATGGTCCGCCCGCGGCGGTTCTTCCGGAACGGGGTCGCGCCGGGCGACCAGGCGCCGGGGCTGGTGTTCGCCGTCGCGGTGACGCTGGCGCACGTGACCGTCCGATTCCTCCTCGACCCGGCGCAGGTGCCGGTCATCGCGGGCCGCCCGACGGCGAGTCTCGGGTTCGCCCTGCTCGTGGCGGCGCTCATCGCCGCCCCCCTCGCGCTCCACCTCACGGCGGCGCTCCAGACCGTCCTGCTCGTCGTCCTCTCGGCGGTCGGCGTGGTCGGCGAGCGCGCGGGCGTGAGTCAGACCGTACAGGCCGTCGCCTACGCCACCGCGCCGTGTGCCCTCTCGGGCGCGCCGGTTCCGGTCCTACAGTCGCTCGCCGCCGGCTACGGCTTCGTCCTCCTCGTCGTCGGTATCGGGACGGTCCACGACCTCTCGTGGCCGCGGGCGCTCGTGGCGACGGTCCTGCCGGGCGTCCTCGTCTTCGGCTACGGCTTTCGCGGATTCGCGGCCGCCGCGCAGATGGCAGACGGACGGCTCCTCTGGGCAGTCTCGAACGAGACGAACGCGACGGGCGCGGCGCTCGTGGACCTGACACTCGCGGTCCAGTTGGTCTAA
- a CDS encoding NADPH-dependent FMN reductase, which yields MDDVRVAAVCGSLRDASYTRQGLERALRAAESLGAETDLVDLRHLDLPVFDPDADDPADAAELTRRVGEADSVLLGSPVYHGSFSSPLKNALDYCGFDEFEHTTVGLLAVAGGAFPSGTLDHMRLVCRALNAWVLPHQAAIPRAHAQFADGDLTDESLAERVDVLGRRAVQYAHIEPDPRTVEAQQNKGAGD from the coding sequence ATGGACGACGTTCGCGTGGCGGCGGTCTGTGGGAGCCTCAGGGACGCGAGCTACACCCGACAGGGCCTCGAACGCGCGCTCCGGGCCGCCGAGTCGCTCGGCGCGGAGACGGACCTCGTCGACCTCCGGCACCTCGACCTGCCGGTGTTCGACCCCGACGCCGACGACCCGGCCGACGCCGCCGAACTCACCCGGCGGGTCGGGGAGGCCGATTCGGTCCTCCTCGGCTCGCCCGTCTACCACGGGTCGTTCTCCTCGCCGCTGAAGAACGCCCTCGACTACTGCGGGTTCGACGAGTTCGAGCACACCACCGTGGGACTCCTCGCCGTCGCGGGCGGGGCCTTTCCCAGCGGGACGCTCGACCACATGCGACTGGTCTGCCGGGCGCTCAACGCGTGGGTCCTCCCCCATCAGGCTGCCATCCCCCGGGCGCACGCGCAGTTCGCCGACGGCGACCTGACGGACGAGAGCCTCGCGGAACGGGTGGACGTCCTCGGCCGCCGGGCCGTCCAGTACGCGCACATCGAACCCGACCCGCGGACCGTCGAAGCCCAGCAGAACAAGGGCGCTGGGGACTGA
- a CDS encoding A/G-specific adenine glycosylase translates to MTDALPTEADAAAEFDREAVREALVSWYEADHRSFPWRETDDPYRILVSEVMSQQTQLARVEEAYREFLDEWPTVEDLAAADRSDVVGFWTAHSLGYNNRAKYLHTAAGQVVERGGFPETPDELQDLHGVGPYTANAVASFAFNAGDAVVDTNVKRVLHRAFDVPDDDAAFEAWANDLMPEGESRVWNNAVMELGGVACGKAPRCDEAGCPWREWCHAYATGDFTAPDVPTQPKFEGSRRQMRGRVVGALREGDELELDTLGHRVRVDYAPDGEYGREWLRGLLSDLESDGLVTVDEERASLRR, encoded by the coding sequence ATGACCGACGCCCTCCCGACGGAGGCGGACGCGGCGGCCGAGTTCGACCGCGAGGCGGTGCGCGAGGCCCTCGTCTCGTGGTACGAGGCCGACCACCGCTCGTTCCCGTGGCGCGAGACGGACGACCCGTACCGCATCCTCGTCTCCGAGGTGATGAGCCAGCAGACCCAGTTGGCCCGCGTCGAGGAGGCCTACCGCGAGTTCCTCGACGAGTGGCCGACCGTCGAGGACCTCGCGGCCGCCGACCGGAGCGACGTCGTGGGGTTCTGGACGGCCCACTCGCTCGGCTACAACAACCGCGCGAAGTACCTCCACACCGCCGCCGGACAGGTGGTCGAGCGCGGCGGGTTCCCCGAGACGCCCGACGAACTGCAGGACCTCCACGGCGTCGGCCCGTACACCGCCAACGCGGTGGCCTCCTTCGCGTTCAACGCCGGCGACGCCGTGGTGGACACGAACGTCAAGCGCGTCCTCCACCGCGCGTTCGACGTGCCGGACGACGACGCGGCCTTCGAGGCGTGGGCGAACGACCTCATGCCCGAGGGCGAGTCCAGAGTCTGGAACAACGCCGTCATGGAACTCGGCGGGGTGGCCTGCGGGAAGGCCCCCCGGTGTGACGAGGCCGGGTGCCCGTGGCGCGAGTGGTGTCACGCCTACGCGACGGGCGACTTCACCGCCCCCGACGTGCCCACTCAGCCGAAATTCGAGGGGAGCAGGCGGCAGATGCGCGGACGAGTGGTGGGTGCCCTCCGTGAGGGCGACGAACTCGAACTGGACACGCTGGGCCACCGGGTCCGCGTGGACTACGCACCCGACGGCGAGTACGGCCGCGAGTGGTTGCGGGGACTGCTCTCGGACCTCGAATCGGACGGCCTCGTGACCGTCGACGAGGAGAGGGCCTCGCTCCGACGATAA
- the tenA gene encoding thiaminase II has translation MAFTDELREAADPIWAATMDHPMVQGIGDGTLDEDRFREWVRQDYVYLVEYSRVFALGAAQAPDLARLRTFADLLHETVDTEMDLHRAYAAEFGISEADLEATEPSPTTRGYTDFLVRAGHEGFGETVAALLPCMWGFHETGRRLDEQGRPDHDLYAEWIDTYSSQEFADLAAWCRDLMDEVAEGAGPERRARLRELFVTSSRYEYRFWDAAYRGEEWSV, from the coding sequence ATGGCCTTCACCGACGAGTTGCGCGAGGCCGCCGACCCCATCTGGGCGGCGACGATGGACCACCCGATGGTGCAGGGCATCGGCGATGGCACCCTCGACGAGGACCGCTTCCGCGAGTGGGTCAGACAGGACTACGTCTACCTCGTGGAGTACTCGCGGGTGTTCGCCCTCGGGGCGGCGCAGGCACCGGACCTCGCCCGCCTGCGGACGTTCGCGGACCTCCTCCACGAGACGGTCGACACCGAGATGGACCTCCACCGCGCGTACGCCGCCGAGTTCGGTATCTCGGAGGCCGACCTCGAAGCCACGGAACCGAGTCCGACCACGCGGGGGTACACCGACTTCCTCGTCAGGGCGGGCCACGAGGGGTTCGGCGAGACGGTGGCCGCGCTCCTCCCCTGTATGTGGGGGTTCCACGAGACGGGCCGCCGTCTGGACGAACAGGGGCGACCCGACCACGACCTGTACGCCGAGTGGATAGACACCTACTCCTCACAGGAGTTCGCCGACCTCGCCGCGTGGTGTCGCGACCTGATGGACGAGGTGGCCGAGGGTGCCGGACCCGAACGCCGCGCGCGCCTGCGAGAGCTGTTCGTCACGTCCTCGCGCTACGAGTACCGCTTCTGGGACGCCGCGTACCGCGGCGAGGAGTGGTCCGTATGA
- a CDS encoding TenA family protein: MTDDSPAADDDLFAASDHDRFTDYLRERAEPAWTEATDHRFTEALLADTLPDEVFARYLVQDYAFVRTLASVVGHAAGQAPTLAAKAEFAAFLRTVATDEDDFFRRSFDALAVPEADREAPALHPVTARFDDLLRRAVHEGDYAETLAVLVPAEWVYLTWASRCESPPERFYLAEWVDLHRGAGFEGVVGFLRGELDDVGPTLSPHRERAVRRLFRRTVEYEVAFFDAAYEGVAAGDADGGSEARDG; encoded by the coding sequence ATGACCGACGACTCGCCCGCCGCGGACGACGACCTGTTCGCCGCGAGCGACCACGACCGGTTCACCGACTACCTGCGCGAACGCGCCGAACCCGCGTGGACCGAGGCCACGGACCACCGCTTCACCGAGGCCTTACTCGCCGATACCCTCCCGGACGAGGTGTTCGCGCGCTACCTCGTCCAGGACTACGCGTTCGTCCGGACGCTGGCGAGCGTCGTCGGCCACGCGGCCGGACAGGCCCCGACGCTCGCCGCGAAGGCCGAGTTCGCCGCCTTCCTCCGAACCGTCGCCACCGACGAGGACGACTTCTTCCGGCGGTCGTTCGACGCCCTCGCCGTCCCCGAGGCCGACCGGGAGGCCCCGGCGCTCCACCCCGTCACCGCCCGCTTCGACGACCTGTTGCGCCGCGCGGTCCACGAGGGCGACTACGCGGAGACGCTGGCCGTCCTCGTCCCCGCCGAGTGGGTGTACCTGACGTGGGCGTCGCGGTGTGAGTCCCCACCCGAACGATTCTACCTCGCCGAGTGGGTCGACCTCCACCGCGGCGCCGGGTTCGAGGGCGTCGTCGGGTTCCTCCGGGGGGAACTGGACGACGTCGGGCCGACCCTCTCACCCCACCGCGAACGGGCCGTCCGCCGCCTGTTCCGACGGACCGTCGAGTACGAGGTGGCGTTCTTCGACGCCGCCTACGAGGGGGTCGCCGCGGGCGACGCGGACGGCGGGAGCGAGGCGCGAGACGGGTAG
- a CDS encoding AN1-type zinc finger domain-containing protein — protein MALDAVDGEPPEGRRSTVAEGDLERLRAEVDAGALAETLNELDAGGFVGREVEAGSPPRVAYSLGERGDRALRDWRLYRSGVVTCRRCGDRLHDVRGCSYCSGTYCSTHRLPENHDCPGIE, from the coding sequence ATGGCGCTCGACGCTGTCGACGGGGAACCGCCGGAGGGCCGGCGTTCCACCGTCGCGGAGGGGGACCTGGAGAGGTTGCGGGCCGAAGTCGACGCCGGGGCACTCGCGGAGACGCTGAACGAACTCGATGCGGGCGGGTTCGTCGGCCGGGAGGTCGAAGCGGGGTCGCCCCCGCGCGTGGCGTACTCGCTCGGGGAGCGCGGTGACCGTGCGCTGCGCGACTGGCGCCTCTACCGGTCGGGCGTCGTCACCTGCCGGCGGTGCGGGGACCGACTGCACGACGTCCGTGGCTGTTCGTACTGTAGCGGCACGTACTGTTCGACCCACCGACTCCCCGAGAACCACGACTGTCCGGGTATCGAGTAG
- a CDS encoding aminotransferase class III-fold pyridoxal phosphate-dependent enzyme — protein MNRETATPDVGSMPGEKAREWAERHREHAATSTYVYDFVWDLAGDAEGPFCTDVDGNVLMDFTSHVGAAPLGYNNPLVMDRLREFDLVDPLKIAGQDFYVSGENVGEDVGMPGPAGLMRRLTEITGHYGMDTVFLSNSGAEAVENAIKISYDHTGGKYGITFEGAFHGRTLGALSLNRSKEVYRREFPEIPSIHDAPFCRDEGCTPATCGCGFFAGGTSQLRKMLHPETGYVNADEVAYLIMEPVQGEGGYYFPSDAFVEEVAALVEEHDLTLVADEIQSGMGRTGEWWGADNYPLEPDVITSAKALRVGATVGREAVFPDESGRLSSTWGAGDIIASAQGALTIDAIRENDLLSNATARGEQCLELLRDAAPEGVVDVRGKGLMLGVEFETRNLRDDVQEAALARGFLTLGCGHKTLRLLPPLDVTEREIDLAVDLLLASIEDAA, from the coding sequence ATGAACCGTGAGACGGCGACGCCGGACGTGGGGTCGATGCCCGGCGAGAAGGCTCGCGAGTGGGCGGAGCGCCACCGGGAACACGCGGCGACGAGCACCTACGTCTACGACTTCGTCTGGGACCTGGCGGGCGACGCCGAGGGGCCGTTCTGTACCGACGTGGACGGCAACGTCCTCATGGACTTCACGAGCCACGTCGGGGCCGCACCGCTCGGCTACAACAACCCCCTCGTCATGGACCGTCTGCGGGAGTTCGACCTCGTGGACCCGCTGAAGATCGCCGGACAGGACTTCTACGTCTCCGGCGAGAACGTCGGCGAGGACGTTGGGATGCCGGGTCCCGCGGGCCTGATGCGCCGCCTCACCGAGATTACGGGCCACTACGGGATGGACACCGTCTTCCTCTCGAACTCCGGCGCGGAGGCCGTCGAGAACGCCATCAAGATCTCCTACGACCACACGGGCGGCAAGTACGGCATCACCTTCGAGGGGGCCTTCCACGGCCGGACGCTGGGGGCGCTCTCGCTCAACCGCTCGAAGGAGGTCTACCGCCGCGAGTTCCCCGAGATTCCGAGCATCCACGACGCGCCGTTCTGTCGTGACGAGGGCTGTACGCCCGCGACGTGTGGGTGTGGCTTCTTCGCGGGCGGCACCTCCCAGTTGCGCAAGATGCTCCACCCCGAGACGGGGTACGTCAACGCCGACGAGGTGGCCTACCTCATCATGGAACCCGTACAGGGCGAGGGCGGCTACTACTTCCCGAGCGACGCGTTCGTCGAGGAGGTCGCGGCGCTGGTCGAGGAACACGACCTGACGCTCGTCGCCGACGAGATTCAATCGGGCATGGGCCGCACGGGCGAGTGGTGGGGCGCGGACAACTACCCCCTCGAACCCGACGTCATCACATCTGCGAAGGCGCTCCGGGTCGGTGCGACCGTCGGGCGCGAGGCGGTGTTCCCCGACGAGTCGGGCCGCCTCTCCTCGACGTGGGGGGCGGGCGACATCATCGCCAGCGCGCAGGGGGCGCTCACCATCGACGCCATCCGCGAGAACGACCTGCTCTCGAACGCCACCGCGCGGGGCGAGCAGTGTCTGGAACTGCTCCGGGACGCCGCCCCCGAGGGCGTCGTCGACGTGCGCGGGAAGGGTCTGATGCTCGGCGTCGAGTTCGAGACGAGGAACCTCCGGGACGACGTGCAGGAGGCCGCACTCGCCCGGGGCTTTCTCACGCTCGGGTGTGGCCACAAGACCCTGCGACTGCTCCCGCCGCTCGACGTGACCGAGCGCGAAATCGACCTCGCGGTCGACCTCCTCCTCGCGTCCATCGAGGACGCCGCCTGA